Sequence from the Paenibacillus riograndensis SBR5 genome:
GCTATAGGCAACTTCCGGACGCCGCATTAGGGTCAGTAAGTTGCTTCCATCCACAATAGGTGCAGATTCATATTCGGCAAGTGCGGCATTAACCTCCACAGGTTTGACCTTTGTCTCCCGGAGACGTACAATTTCACGCTCAACCCGTTCTTTTTTATCCAGAAAAGCTTCATAACGCTGTTTGGGAATTAGACCGATTTCATAACCAATAGGTGTCAAGCGCAGATCCGCATTGTCATGGCGAAGCAGTAAGCGGTATTCCGCACGTGAGGTCAGCAGACGATATGGCTCATTGGTTCCTTTGGTAACCAGATCATCAATCAGTACGCCAATGTACCCTTGCGAGCGGTCAAGCACAACAGGCTCCTTCTCCTGAACCTTGCGTGCCGCATTAATCCCGGCGATTATACCTTGTCCTGCCGCTTCCTCATAACCGGAGGTACCATTGATCTGTCCAGCTGTGAACAGCCCGGGCAGACGTTTGGTTTCCAGTGAAGGCCAGAGCTGGGTTGGAACCATTGCATCATATTCAATAGCATAACCATTGCGCATCATTTCAACCTTTTCCATTCCCGGAATAGAGCGTAGGATGGCTAATTGAACATCTTCCGGAAGACTGGTGGACAACCCTTGGACGTAATATTCCGCAGTGTTTTTTCCTTCCGGCTCCAGGAATATCTGATGCTGTGATTTATCGCTGAAACGGACCACCTTATCTTCAATAGAAGGACAATATCTTGGACCTGTTCCTTCAATAATACCTGTGAACATCGGAGCCCGGTGCAGGTTGTCATTTATAATCTGATGGGTAACCTCGGAAGTATAAGTCAGCCAGCAGGGAAGCTGTTCATTATCGGATGATTTGGTTTCAAAAGAAAAGAACTTCGGTTTCTCGTCCCCCGGCTGGATCTCGGTCTTGGAGAAATCAATGGTATCCTTATGCACCCGTGGCGGTGTGCCTGTCTTAAAACGTACAAGGTCAAAACCAAGCTCACGCAGATTCTCGGAAAGTCTCACCGAAGGCTGCTGATTGTTCGGGCCGCTCTCATAAGTCAGCTCACCCATGATTACTTTGCCGCGCAAATAGGTTCCTGTTGTCAGGATGACCGTTTTACTGTGGTACACTGTACCTGTCTTCGTAATTACACCCGCACATCTGCCATTCTCTACAATCAGCTCTTCCACCATTCCCTGACGAAGGGTCAGATTCGGTGTGTTCTCCATCGTTTCCTTCATCGCATGCTGATACAGGAATTTGTCGGCTTGTGCACGCAATGCATGTACAGCTGGACCTTTGCCCGTATTAAGCATCCGCAGCTGAATAAAGGTTTTATCAATATTGCGGCCCATTTCGCCGCCCAGCGCATCAATTTCGCGCACCACATGCCCTTTGGCAGGACCGCCAATGGACGGATTGCAAGGCATGAAGGCCACCATATCCAGGTTAATTGTAATCATCAGCGTACGGCAGCCCATCCGTGCTGCGGCAAGGGCTGCCTCGCAGCCGGCATGGCCTGCGCCAATGACCACTACGTCATAGCTGCCTCCATCATAACTCATATGTGATACCTCCCAGGTCTTCTATTTATAGTAGCTGCACTTTAGCTAGCACAGTTATTTCCCCAAACAAAATTGCGAAAAGATTTGATCCAGCAGTGAATCAGCAGCCGTGTCACCAATAATCTCTCCGAGCTGTTCCCATGCCAGACGCACATCAATCTGAATCATATCAATGGGAATAAGCATATCCGCAGCCTCATAGGCGTCTTGCAGCGATTTGTATGCTTTTTTGAGCAGAGCGATATGTCTAACGTTGCTTACATAAGTCAGGTCGCCCGATTCCAGTTTGCCTCCAAAAAAGAGTCCGGAAATGGCTTCCTCCAGCTTATCCAAACCTTCCTCCTCCAGCACAGACATCGGAACAATGCTCGATTCACTGAAATAAGAGAGCAGCTTGTCCTTTTCCAGCCGGGAAGGTAAGTCCATTTTATTCATGATTACCAGTGCTTGTCTACCTTGGATTTGTTCCATTAATGCCAATTCATCCTCATGCAGTTCATCGGCAGCGTTCAGAACGAGCAGAATCAGATCTGCATCGCTAAACGCTGCTTTGGAGCGTTCGACTCCTATTTTCTCCACCACATCCATGGTTTCGCGAATCCCGGCGGTATCCAGCAGTTTAAGCGGGATATTGTTAATGGTTACGTACTCTTCTATAACATCACGCGTTGTACCGGGAATATCAGTCACAATCGCTTTGTTATCACGGGCAAGCGCATTGAGCAAAGAGGATTTGCCTACATTGGGGCGGCCGACGATAGCCGTCGTGATGCCTTCGCGCAGTATTTTTCCTTCATTTGCTGTTTTGAGCAGTTGGTTAATCCCCTCCATAACCTCACTGCTTTTGTCTTTAATAAATTCGGCAGTCAAGGATTCCACATCATGCTCAGGGTAATCAATATTCACTTCGATATGAGCCAGCATTTCAATAAGGGTATGGCGCAGCTTATGAATTTTGTCGGATAAGGAGCCGCTAACCTGCTTGAGGGCAACCGAAAAAGCCCGGTCCGATTTGGAACGGATCAGATCAATTACCGCCTCCGCTTGGGAAAGGTCAATACGTCCACCCAAAAATGCGCGTTTTGTGAACTCTCCGGGTTCCGCCAGTCTAATATCGCGCTGCAACAGCAAGTCCATTACTCTGCGTACCGAGATTACTCCGCCATGGGCGCTAATTTCTACTACATCCTCGGTTGTAAAAGAACGCGGCCCCTTCATTACAGTTACCAGCACTTCTTCCATTCGCTCTCCATCACCGGGACTAATGATATGCCCGTAATGAACGGTATGCGATTCCACTTCTGTCAGCGGTGTCTTGCTGCGGAACAGTGGGGCCACCTCCGCTATCGCCTGCGGGCCGCTAACCCGGATAATTGCAATTCCTCCCTCGCCTAATGCCGTCGATACGGCAGCAATGGTGTCACTATGCATTCTCTATTCACCTCAATTTTATCTGCTTCAGCTTAGCTGACAAGTTCTTTATTCTAAAAAAACAATGACCCCTTACATTGGTCAAGGAGTCATTGCGGCATATATTCTCTACTTCAAGGTGATAACGACACGGCGGTTCGGTTCCTCGCCCTTGCTTAGCGTGTTCACTTGCTTGTGATCCTGCAATCTGGAGTGGATAATCTTCCGCTCCTGCGGTGACATCGGCTCCAGCACAACCTCTTTGCGGGTGCGGACAACCCGCCCTGCCAGACGGTCAGCCAGCTCCTCCAGTGTCTTCTTACGGCGTTCGCGGAAGTTCTCCGCATCCAGCACAAGACGGATAAAACTATCGGAATAACGGTTGGCCACAATATTGGCCAGATACTGCAGAGCATCAAGAGTTTGTCCTCTTCTGCCGATCAGCAGCCCCAGATCCGGACCAGCAATCTGCAGAACTGTCGATTCCTTGGCATGAACGATTTCCACTTCCACCTCGAGCCCCATGCTCTTGGCGACATCCACAATGAAATGAACGGCCTCTTGGTAAGCTTCCTCCACCGGGTGTCCGGTATCTTGGCGCGGTACACCGCCGGCAGCCTCCTGTTTGCTCTCTCTTGTTGACTGCTGAGGCAGAGACGGAGCACTCGCCGCTGATGCCGGTGCCGCTTCGGCAATCAAGGTCAATTCCACCTTGGCACCTTTCGCACCGATCAATCCCAGGAATCCTCTTGATGGCTGTTCAAGTACGTTGACCGTTACCCGGTCCTTGTGAACTCCAAGCTGACTCAGTCCCCGTTCTACAGCTTCTTCAATGGTTTTCCCTGTCGCGACGACTTTGCTCATTTTGACTTTTTGGCCTCCTTCTTTCCTTTGCTGCTATTGCCTTTCGCAGCTGGAGTGACATCCTTGCGCGCGTTAGTGTTCTTGCTTTTTACCAGATTGACTTCTTTGGCACTACCTGCACCGGCACCGGCAGTGGCGACAGCCAGTTTGGTCTTGTCGTTGTTGCGGTATAAGAAGTAGTTCTGAATAATGGTATAGAGGTTACTATAGAACCAGTACAGCGGAAGCGCTGACGGGAAGTTGTAGGACATGATGAAGATCAGAACCGGATACACCATCATCATGAACTGCATTGGCCCCTGCTGCTGTACGGGGTTCATCTTGGTCATCATCCGGGTCTGCAGGAAGGTGGTGG
This genomic interval carries:
- the mnmG gene encoding tRNA uridine-5-carboxymethylaminomethyl(34) synthesis enzyme MnmG; translation: MSYDGGSYDVVVIGAGHAGCEAALAAARMGCRTLMITINLDMVAFMPCNPSIGGPAKGHVVREIDALGGEMGRNIDKTFIQLRMLNTGKGPAVHALRAQADKFLYQHAMKETMENTPNLTLRQGMVEELIVENGRCAGVITKTGTVYHSKTVILTTGTYLRGKVIMGELTYESGPNNQQPSVRLSENLRELGFDLVRFKTGTPPRVHKDTIDFSKTEIQPGDEKPKFFSFETKSSDNEQLPCWLTYTSEVTHQIINDNLHRAPMFTGIIEGTGPRYCPSIEDKVVRFSDKSQHQIFLEPEGKNTAEYYVQGLSTSLPEDVQLAILRSIPGMEKVEMMRNGYAIEYDAMVPTQLWPSLETKRLPGLFTAGQINGTSGYEEAAGQGIIAGINAARKVQEKEPVVLDRSQGYIGVLIDDLVTKGTNEPYRLLTSRAEYRLLLRHDNADLRLTPIGYEIGLIPKQRYEAFLDKKERVEREIVRLRETKVKPVEVNAALAEYESAPIVDGSNLLTLMRRPEVAYSFVDLVSPSPEGLDEEMKEQVEIQIKYAGYIEKQLLHVEKLQKMEKKKIPDDINYNEIHGLAMEARQKLTKIAPISIGQASRIAGVTPADISILLVHLEHYNRVTAAKG
- the mnmE gene encoding tRNA uridine-5-carboxymethylaminomethyl(34) synthesis GTPase MnmE — encoded protein: MHSDTIAAVSTALGEGGIAIIRVSGPQAIAEVAPLFRSKTPLTEVESHTVHYGHIISPGDGERMEEVLVTVMKGPRSFTTEDVVEISAHGGVISVRRVMDLLLQRDIRLAEPGEFTKRAFLGGRIDLSQAEAVIDLIRSKSDRAFSVALKQVSGSLSDKIHKLRHTLIEMLAHIEVNIDYPEHDVESLTAEFIKDKSSEVMEGINQLLKTANEGKILREGITTAIVGRPNVGKSSLLNALARDNKAIVTDIPGTTRDVIEEYVTINNIPLKLLDTAGIRETMDVVEKIGVERSKAAFSDADLILLVLNAADELHEDELALMEQIQGRQALVIMNKMDLPSRLEKDKLLSYFSESSIVPMSVLEEEGLDKLEEAISGLFFGGKLESGDLTYVSNVRHIALLKKAYKSLQDAYEAADMLIPIDMIQIDVRLAWEQLGEIIGDTAADSLLDQIFSQFCLGK
- the jag gene encoding RNA-binding cell elongation regulator Jag/EloR — its product is MSKVVATGKTIEEAVERGLSQLGVHKDRVTVNVLEQPSRGFLGLIGAKGAKVELTLIAEAAPASAASAPSLPQQSTRESKQEAAGGVPRQDTGHPVEEAYQEAVHFIVDVAKSMGLEVEVEIVHAKESTVLQIAGPDLGLLIGRRGQTLDALQYLANIVANRYSDSFIRLVLDAENFRERRKKTLEELADRLAGRVVRTRKEVVLEPMSPQERKIIHSRLQDHKQVNTLSKGEEPNRRVVITLK